The Apium graveolens cultivar Ventura chromosome 6, ASM990537v1, whole genome shotgun sequence genome contains a region encoding:
- the LOC141664424 gene encoding putative F-box protein At3g23260, which produces MARRRRYCSYLPEEIMFEILSWLPVKSLVRFKSVCKLWRSIISNNVFIRTHLANSKNKAVILNYRSDLTEIAGIADYDYIEVHDTHQDSVKLYHLPPREISIIYINSFDGLVCLYNYDGGVIYIWNPATRRFKILPSPNKEFSNVRAFVGLGFDPICNDYKILRIVFRRLVSSFGQRLLQAELYSANADSWKEIPISESLREFHPFSTKIVHAKTGVLYLESDTDCKNMVSKVNEATKKMRKQQEEKGKENQEIYSIPVRLRELQSSEAKFQY; this is translated from the exons ATGGCGAGAAGAAGAAGGTATTGTAGTTATTTACCTGAAGAAATCATGTTCGAGATACTTTCATGGCTGCCTGTAAAATCACTTGTCCGGTTCAAATCAGTTTGCAAATTGTGGCGATCTATTATATCTAACAATGTATTCATCCGAACGCACCTTGCCAATTCCAAAAACAAAGCTGTTATACTAAACTATAGATCAGATCTTACAGAGATTGCAGGAATTGCAGACTATGATTACATTGAAGTTCATGATACCCATCAAGACTCCGTTAAGCTCTACCACCTGCCACCTCGTGAAATTAGtataatttatattaattctTTTGATGGTCTCGTTTGTTTATACAATTATGATGGTGGTGTTATATACATTTGGAATCCGGCAACTAGACGGTTCAAGATACTTCCTAGTCCTAACAAAGAATTTTCCAATGTAAGGGCTTTTGTAGGGTTAGGTTTTGATCCTATTTGCAATGACTACAAAATTCTCAGGATTGTGTTTAGACGTCTTGTTTCTTCTTTTGGCCAACGACTGCTACAAGCTGAGCTGTACTCAGCAAATGCTGATTCTTGGAAAGAGATTCCAATTTCTGAATCACTAAGAGAATTCCATCCTTTCTCGACGAAAATTGTTCATGCTAAAACCGGGGTTTTGTATTTGGAAAGTGACACAGATTG TAAGAACATGGTGTCGAAGGTGAACGAAGCGACGAAGAAGATGAGGAAGCAACAAGAAGAAAAAGGCAAGGAAAATCAAGAAATTTACTCTATCCCTGTCCGTTTACGAGAGTTGCAGAGCAGTGAAGCAAAGTTTCAGTACTAA